CGCAAGGTCCGCGAGTCGTCCGACCCGGGCGCCGCGCGCCTGGACCTCCCGGGCGTCGCCCTGTTCTCGCTCGCGCTCTTCGGGGCGGTCTTCGGGCTGGTGCGCGGCAACTCGGAGGGATGGTCCAGCCTCCCGATCGTCGGCGCGCTGGGCGGCGGCGCGCTGCTGCTCGTCCTCTTCGTCGTCCTCCAGGTCCGGCGCGGCGAGCACGCGATGCTCGACCTGTCGCTGTTCCGCAAGCCGGCGTTCATCGGCGTGTCCGTCGCGGCCTTCGCGATCAGCGCGTCGATGTTCTCGCTGTTCCTCTACCTGACGCTCTACGTCCAGAACACGCTCGGCCACTCGCCGCTGGAGTCCGGCCTGCGGTTCCTCCCGATCACGCTCGTCTCGTTCGTCGTCGCCCCCATCACGGGACGGCTGACCCAGCGGGTGCCGACGCGCTACCTGCTCGGCCTCGGCCTGACGCTCATCGGGGTCGGCCAGCTGCTGTTCCGCGCCGTCGACGCCTCGAGCGACTGGACGGCGCTCCTGCCCGGGTTCCTCGTGGCGGGCGCCGGCATCGGGATGACCAACCCGGCCATCGCGTCGACCGCGATCGCGGTGGTCGAGCCGCGGCGCGCCGGGATGGCCAGCGGCATCAACAACACGTTCCGCCAGGTCGGCATCGCCACGGGCATCGCCGCGCTGGGGGCGCTGTTCGAGCACCTGCTCAGCGGCGAGGTCCGCGGCGTCCCGGCCCAGGCGCTGGCGACCGGCGCGCCGTCGGTCGTGCCGCCCGCGGCGCGCGAGCAGTTCGTCGCGGCGTTCACCCACGGCCTCGACGAGCTGTTCCTCGTCGCGGCGGTCGTCTCGTTCGCGGGGGCGCTGCTGGCGCTCGTCCTCACCCGCCCGCGCGACCTGCAGATGGCCGGCCACTGAGGCTGCGCCGCCCCCGCCGGTGGTACACCGTCGTCCATGCAGCCGCTCGTGGAGCACCGCCTCGAGCTCGGGGGCTTCGGGACGCGGGCCCTGGAGCTCGAGGGCGACGGCCCGCCCGTGCTCCTGCTCCACGGCTTCGCGGACAGCGCGGACACGTGGCGCCAGGTGCTCGACCGCCTTGCGCGGCGCAACCGCCGAGCGCTCGCTGTCGACCTGCCGGGGTTCGCGAAGGCCGACCGCCTCGACCGCGACGCGCCGGTCCTCGACCAGCTGCGGACCTTCGCCCACGCGGCGGTGGAGCACCTCGCCGCCGAGCAGGGCGGACCCGTCGTCGTCATGGGCAACTCGCTGGGCGGCTGCACCGCGCTGCGCGTCGCCGAGGACCCGGCGCTGCCGGTGCTGGCCGTCGTGCCGGTCGCGCCCGCGGGCTTCGACATGCCGCGGTGGTTCTCGATCATCGAGCGCGACCCGTTCGTGCGCACGCTCCTCGCGTCCCCGCTGCCGCTGCCCGGACCGCTCATGCGCGTCTTCGTCGGCGAGGCCTACCGCCAGCTCGCGTTCGCCCGGCCGCGGGCGGTGGCCGCGGAGCTCGTCAACGCCTTCACCGAGCACCACCTCGACCGCCGCGCGGTGCGGCGCTACCTCGACAACGGCCGGCGGATGCTGCCCGAGCTGTCGGGCTGCTTCGCGCTCGAGCGCGTCACCTGCCCCGTCATGCTCGTGTGGGGCGACCGCGACCGGATGGTCACCCACCGCGGCTCGCGCTGGGTGCTCGAGGCGCTGCCTGCGACGCGCTTCGAGCTCTACGAGGGCGTCGGCCACTGCCCCCAGGTCGAGGTGCCCGACCGCCTCGTCGAGGACCTCGAGTCCTTCCTCCTGGCACCAGCGCCTGCGGTCGCGGGCTAGCCTTCCTGCCGTGCGCCCGCGTGCGCGCGTGACGACCGATGCTCCAGTCCCTGCTCCCCAGCCCCGAGAAGCTCTCCGACGCCGCGGCCAACGCCTTCGACAAGGTGTTCCGCGGGGGCGTCGCCGACCTGCGCCGCACCCCGGCGCGGATCATCGACGAGGCGCCCAAGCGCACGATCTACCGCTACCTCGCGCGCGAGGACCGCGAGCGCGCGCTCCCCGTCCTGCTCGTCCCGCCGCTCGCGGCGCCGACGATCTGCTTCGACCTGCGGCGCGGCTGCTCGATGGCCGAGCACCTGCTGTCCCTCGGCCACCCGACCTACCTGCTCGAGTACGGGTCGATCGCGTTCTCCGACCGCGAGCTCGGGCTCGAGCACTGGGTCGAGGACGTCATCCCGACGGCGATCGAGCGGGTCTCCGAGGACGCGGGCGGCAAGCCGGTGCAGCTCGTCGGCTGGTGCCTGGGCGGGATCATGTCCCTGCTGGCGCTCGCCGCCCGCCCGGACCTCCCGGTGAACTCGGTGGCGACGGTGGCCAGCCCGTTCGACTTCACCGGCGTGCGGCTCCTGGCGCCGATCCGCGGCGCGGCGTCGATCACGAACGGGATGCTGCTGACGGGCGTGTACCGGGCGCTGGGCGGAGCGCCCGCGCCCTTGGTGCGCCGCGCCTTCCAGCTCACGTCGATCGACAAGCACCTGATGAAGCCGTGGGCGATCCTCACGCACCTCGACGACCGCGACTTCCTCGCGCACGTCGAGGCGGTCGACCACTTCATGGCCCACATGCACGCCTACCCCGGGCGCACGATGGGCCAGCTCTACCACCAGTTCTTCCGCGTCAACGAGCTCGCCGGCGGCGCCCTGCGCCTCGGCGACCACACCATCGACCTCGCCGAGGTCCAGGTGCCCGTGCTCTCGGTGGCCGGGACGACGGACGTCCTGGCGCCGCGCCCGGCGGTCCACGCGGTGCGCGACCTGCTCACGGGCGCGCCCGAGGTGCGCCTGGAGACCGCGCCGGGCGGGCACCTCGGCGTGCTGACCGGCCGCAACGCGGCCCGCACGACGTGGCGGGCGATCGACGACTTCTTCGCGGCCCACGAGCCCAAGCGCGAGCAGCGCCACCTGCGCGTCGTCGCCTAGCAACGGGGCTTGCAGGGGGTCTGGGCGGCGGCGGGGCGGCGCTACCCTGGCGCGCGCATGGCTCGCCGCACCGTCCTGCTGCTGTCCACCGTCGCCGCAGGGCTGAGCCTCGCGGGGCCCGCGCACGGCGCCGCCGACCCGACGAACGTCCCGGCCGGCGTGAGCGCCGGCGGCGTCGACCTGTCGGGCCTCACGCTGCCCCAGGCCGAGCAGAAGCTCGCCACCGCCCTGGCGATGCGCTTCGAGCGGCCGGTGGTCCTCGGCGTCGCCGGACGGCTGTTCAAGCTCGCGCCCGCTGACGCGCGGTTCTCCTTCGACGCGCTGACGACGGCGAAGCGCGCACTGCGGGCCACGAAGCCCGGCGAGGTGCCGCTGAAGGTCTCGCACTCGAAGGTCGCCGTGCGCGAGTGGGTGGCCGGCGTCGAGTCGAAGGTCGACAAGCCGGCGCGCAACGCGACCCTGCGGATCACGCTGCGCAAGATGGTCGTCCGCCGCGCCAAGCACGGCCGCACGATCCCGCAGCGCGCGACGGCCGACGCGATCTCGAAGCTCCTCGACGACCAGAGCGCGCCGCGCTCGCTGCGCCAGAAGCTCGTGAAGGTCAGCCCCGCCGTGAGCGTCGCCGACCTGCGCCGCCAGAAGGGCACGGTCATCACGATCGACAAGGCGAACTTCAAGCTGCGCCTGTTCAAGCGCCTCAAGTTCTCCAAGAGCTACGGCGTCGCGACGGGCCAGCCCGCCTACCCCACGCCCAGCGGGCTCTTCTCGATCACCAACAAGCAGGTCAACCCCGTCTGGTCGGTCCCGAACTCGCCATGGGCCGGCGAGCTGCAGGGCACGACGGTCGCCGGCGGCAGCGCCGCCAACCCGCTCAAGGCGCGCTGGATGGGGATCGTCAACGGCGTCGGCATCCACGGCACCGGCGAGGAGGGCTCGATCGGCTCGCGAGCCTCCCACGGCTGCCTGCGCATGCGCGTCGCCGACGTCATCGACCTGTACCCGCGCGTCCCGGTCGGGACGCCGGTCCTGATCCGCTAGCCGGGGCCGCGCGCCCCGGGGCGCGCGTGCGGGTCGGCGCCGCGCTCGCGCCGCGGCGCCTCGTCCGGCCAGTGGCCGAACTTGTCGAAGTACGCGCGGGCCTCGTCCTCGGCCGAGCGCTCGTCGTCGCCCGACACGCCGAGGCGGTGCAGCCAGTTGAGCAGCCAGACGCTCAGGCCGGCGCCGATGACGCCGGCACCGCCCTCGAGCGCCGTGTCGCTGAAGCCGCCGGCGACCATGGCGATGACGCCGGCGGCCACGATGAGGGCCGGGAGCCAGGTGCGGGTGAAGCGCAGAAG
The DNA window shown above is from Conexibacter sp. SYSU D00693 and carries:
- a CDS encoding MFS transporter yields the protein MSDAPAPGPGSAGTPDPDRWWTLGAVCTGIFMLLLDITIVNVALPDIARDLGSSFNDLQWVVDAYALTLAAFLLTSGSLADLFGRRRVFVAGLGTFVVASVLCGLAHTPLLLDLARGLQGVGGAAIFACSLALIAGAFQGRERGTAFGVFGAVTGASVAIGPLVGGALVEGVGWEAIFFVNVPIGAAAIAITLRKVRESSDPGAARLDLPGVALFSLALFGAVFGLVRGNSEGWSSLPIVGALGGGALLLVLFVVLQVRRGEHAMLDLSLFRKPAFIGVSVAAFAISASMFSLFLYLTLYVQNTLGHSPLESGLRFLPITLVSFVVAPITGRLTQRVPTRYLLGLGLTLIGVGQLLFRAVDASSDWTALLPGFLVAGAGIGMTNPAIASTAIAVVEPRRAGMASGINNTFRQVGIATGIAALGALFEHLLSGEVRGVPAQALATGAPSVVPPAAREQFVAAFTHGLDELFLVAAVVSFAGALLALVLTRPRDLQMAGH
- a CDS encoding alpha/beta hydrolase, with product MLQSLLPSPEKLSDAAANAFDKVFRGGVADLRRTPARIIDEAPKRTIYRYLAREDRERALPVLLVPPLAAPTICFDLRRGCSMAEHLLSLGHPTYLLEYGSIAFSDRELGLEHWVEDVIPTAIERVSEDAGGKPVQLVGWCLGGIMSLLALAARPDLPVNSVATVASPFDFTGVRLLAPIRGAASITNGMLLTGVYRALGGAPAPLVRRAFQLTSIDKHLMKPWAILTHLDDRDFLAHVEAVDHFMAHMHAYPGRTMGQLYHQFFRVNELAGGALRLGDHTIDLAEVQVPVLSVAGTTDVLAPRPAVHAVRDLLTGAPEVRLETAPGGHLGVLTGRNAARTTWRAIDDFFAAHEPKREQRHLRVVA
- a CDS encoding alpha/beta fold hydrolase, with the translated sequence MQPLVEHRLELGGFGTRALELEGDGPPVLLLHGFADSADTWRQVLDRLARRNRRALAVDLPGFAKADRLDRDAPVLDQLRTFAHAAVEHLAAEQGGPVVVMGNSLGGCTALRVAEDPALPVLAVVPVAPAGFDMPRWFSIIERDPFVRTLLASPLPLPGPLMRVFVGEAYRQLAFARPRAVAAELVNAFTEHHLDRRAVRRYLDNGRRMLPELSGCFALERVTCPVMLVWGDRDRMVTHRGSRWVLEALPATRFELYEGVGHCPQVEVPDRLVEDLESFLLAPAPAVAG
- a CDS encoding L,D-transpeptidase family protein, which produces MARRTVLLLSTVAAGLSLAGPAHGAADPTNVPAGVSAGGVDLSGLTLPQAEQKLATALAMRFERPVVLGVAGRLFKLAPADARFSFDALTTAKRALRATKPGEVPLKVSHSKVAVREWVAGVESKVDKPARNATLRITLRKMVVRRAKHGRTIPQRATADAISKLLDDQSAPRSLRQKLVKVSPAVSVADLRRQKGTVITIDKANFKLRLFKRLKFSKSYGVATGQPAYPTPSGLFSITNKQVNPVWSVPNSPWAGELQGTTVAGGSAANPLKARWMGIVNGVGIHGTGEEGSIGSRASHGCLRMRVADVIDLYPRVPVGTPVLIR